One part of the Prochlorococcus marinus str. MIT 9313 genome encodes these proteins:
- a CDS encoding PDZ domain-containing protein yields MVEVVEVHLDLCDKASQTFKVSLKWKPRTHRQSWSLPIWTPGSYTIRDHVQYLHSLSLSQASNDCQVQRIGPSAWKADLDTLDLVTLGYVIEARQLTVRTCYLDPEFASLCLAAAVMEIDGQRWTPHCLTLALPAGWNAYVPLAGEEPLWAKDFDHLVDAPIHAGCFVSQPFVVKKNSHQLLCIGDPPMGWPANLVNDVSAICKATCCLMDEPPPAGDLYQLVIHMLEAGYGGLEHDYGAVLHYSWRALTEPDGYRKLLQLIGHEYLHQWNVRRLRPREYRPYDYSQAVISDGLWFAEGITSYLDLTLPFLAGLSDRTTLLKDLSLEFSPLLINPGRQVQSLADSSREAWVKLYKATPASADSQVSYYRLGAAMAFCLDVRLRKQNSSLTQVLRDLWRKFGGSHRGYSRLDIKAAIAKFDPNTANEVDAWLDQPDSLPLTSIVADLGLRFEERYSNKRETGLTLVEREGLVYVSRVALSSPAHHAGLVVGDELLAVGGFRLRKVDDLYKLISNEEPVSITFSRRGRLSETALSSGLPQVDHWEIIVDSEAPSELSNLRDRWLQII; encoded by the coding sequence GTGGTCGAGGTTGTTGAAGTCCATCTTGATCTCTGTGACAAGGCAAGTCAGACCTTTAAGGTCAGCCTGAAATGGAAGCCAAGAACACATCGTCAGAGCTGGTCTTTGCCGATATGGACCCCAGGCTCATACACCATTAGAGACCATGTTCAGTATCTCCACAGTCTGAGCCTTTCTCAAGCCTCAAATGATTGTCAAGTGCAACGGATCGGCCCAAGTGCTTGGAAGGCTGATCTCGACACTCTTGATCTTGTCACCCTTGGCTATGTCATTGAGGCTCGACAGCTCACAGTGCGCACCTGCTACTTAGATCCGGAGTTTGCATCCCTTTGTCTTGCGGCAGCTGTGATGGAAATCGATGGTCAACGTTGGACTCCTCATTGCCTCACCTTGGCCCTGCCAGCGGGTTGGAATGCCTACGTTCCACTCGCTGGAGAGGAACCACTCTGGGCTAAGGATTTTGATCATCTTGTTGATGCTCCTATTCATGCTGGCTGTTTCGTTTCTCAGCCCTTTGTTGTCAAAAAAAATTCTCATCAACTTCTCTGCATAGGTGATCCTCCTATGGGATGGCCAGCAAACCTTGTGAATGATGTCAGCGCTATTTGTAAAGCTACCTGTTGTCTAATGGATGAACCTCCACCAGCAGGAGATCTCTACCAATTAGTGATTCATATGTTAGAAGCGGGTTATGGCGGTCTTGAACATGATTATGGTGCAGTTTTGCATTATTCCTGGCGGGCATTAACTGAGCCTGATGGCTATCGGAAGCTCCTACAATTGATAGGGCATGAGTATTTGCATCAATGGAATGTGAGACGTCTTCGACCCAGGGAATATCGACCTTACGATTATTCTCAAGCTGTGATAAGTGATGGACTCTGGTTTGCCGAAGGAATCACTAGCTACCTTGACCTCACCCTGCCATTCCTTGCTGGGCTGAGCGATCGCACAACATTACTAAAAGATTTATCTCTAGAGTTTTCACCTCTATTAATCAACCCAGGTCGTCAAGTACAGAGCCTGGCAGACAGTTCACGTGAAGCCTGGGTGAAATTGTATAAAGCAACACCGGCCAGTGCCGATTCACAGGTCAGTTACTACAGGCTTGGTGCTGCGATGGCCTTTTGCCTGGATGTTCGCCTACGCAAGCAAAACTCGTCTTTAACGCAAGTACTCCGTGACCTTTGGCGGAAGTTTGGGGGTAGTCATCGAGGTTATTCCAGGTTAGACATCAAAGCTGCCATCGCCAAGTTCGATCCCAATACTGCTAATGAGGTTGATGCATGGCTTGATCAACCTGACTCTCTCCCGTTGACTTCGATAGTTGCAGATCTTGGACTGAGGTTTGAAGAGAGATATTCAAACAAAAGAGAAACAGGTCTTACTTTAGTTGAACGAGAGGGGCTTGTTTACGTGTCAAGAGTTGCTCTATCTAGTCCAGCCCATCATGCAGGTCTTGTAGTTGGAGATGAATTGCTTGCCGTCGGCGGATTTCGATTGCGAAAGGTCGATGATTTATACAAACTTATCTCCAATGAAGAGCCTGTATCCATCACTTTTTCAAGGCGAGGACGACTTAGTGAAACAGCACTTTCGAGTGGTTTGCCCCAAGTCGATCACTGGGAGATTATTGTTGATTCTGAGGCACC